Proteins encoded by one window of Bactrocera oleae isolate idBacOlea1 chromosome 4, idBacOlea1, whole genome shotgun sequence:
- the LOC106626793 gene encoding uncharacterized protein, giving the protein MKIEISLMALLSVATISALSLEGYKCSDHAILTGDTVAPIRTVRICGVKDYVGAPSYANYQSSDSGIEKRAYPSVNLETLNYPLSKNIDTNSSNLKEEYHTTLQKLGSIDEEALQTKRSVEDVAASVKNIFDILKNTKTERTINVELHLEPSVEALLKKFLQLATVYISTESPVNVHTPKATKVSNESTSDENNTEERENTAETTEDYASWIRSHFGPATTTTEKYSD; this is encoded by the exons atgaaaattgaaatcTCCTTAATGGCATTATTGAGTGTAGCAACAATTAGTGCGCTCAGTCTTGAAGGGTACAAATGTAGCGACCACGCTATATTGACTGGCGATACTGTGGCGCCAATACGTACAGTACGAATTTGTGGTGTAAAGGATTATGTTGGGGCGCCAAGCTATGCAAACTATCAAAGTTCAGATTCAGGAATTGAGAAAAGAG CGTATCCTTCTGTGAACCTGGAAACATTAAACTATCCTTTAAGCAAGAACATTGACACCAACTCAAGTAATTTAAAAGAAGAGTATCACACAACGCTGCAGAAATTGGGTTCAATTGATGAGGAAGCATTACAGACGAAGCGCTCTGTCGAAGATGTCGCCGCGTCGGTGAagaatatatttgatattttgaaaaatacaaaaacggaGAGAACAATTAATGTTGAGCTGCATTTAGAACCCTCCGTAGAAGCTTTACTAAAAAAGTTCCTTCAGTTAGCAACGGTATATATCAGCACAGAAAGCCCTGTTAATGTTCACAcaccaaaagcaacaaaagtgTCTAATGAAAGTACTTCCGATGAAAATAATACCGAAGAGCGTGAAAATACTGCAGAGACCACGGAGGATTACGCTAGTTGGATTCGCTCGCATTTCGGACCAGCCACAACGACTACCGAAAAATATTCTGACTAG
- the krimp gene encoding tudor domain-containing protein krimp, whose amino-acid sequence MLKDLQQLYEMHTEEMELVKESITKYLLKIDAVYEKFIKNKEALEQRNAITLMAYDKYFTILSNMLEVARKFNFHLFVNDLDKKSTRTLFEALESCEREVHNKSKMCLKEEQLIYDYTNLSILPAEENEENENSGKELCAIEYLKKNISKYKVGSLIKGSVTYILNLDTLYFYICDAESKEFQQIANLKNMIHLKQYTETPPKDEVFGLVLDNTILRAIRIKSSEIKTQVLLLDFGETATITDADVTYRLPTEIKRIPAQAILCKLTGISGRKNIPHKELQICLQELEYESTTFIIKSKQEREGTLLLELFEETSTITPLTPTSASIETSTNRKECVDKINNTNPFKTTTEFTIDDSDEAIPLCALPKNPIFTEGNGLPNGLTAEEMDSLAEEPLNTSNAMKAVLGYSPKDEERLCRFYDPNTGACFKGANCRLEHTPSQPEGWTKDSIPAKTIIDDYSPVTRYTAGLMINITVTHVGQIEYFHAQINDPENIMEPLIWNDDDIPQSMHLTKPPMLYDIVRAQYEDGLWYRAKIMDFDESVKVFKVFYVDYGNYQNVLLKQLAYCDRSTEHFPFQAVLCGLADIMQNPEASVDLRENGIRTLNALILNHSFDVKIVSHNDDLIVRFMGAPYSSYPKRLISMGCAKQFHSNVSSDTETTPVTKSE is encoded by the coding sequence ATGTTGAAGGATTTGCAACAATTGTATGAAATGCACACGGAGGAAATGGAGCTTGTTAAAGAAAGTATTACGAAATACCTGTTGAAAATAGATGCagtatatgaaaaatttattaaaaacaaggaAGCGCTTGAACAACGCAATGCAATCACTTTGATGGCCTATGATAAATACTTCACAATACTTTCGAACATGCTAGAAGTTGcgcgaaaatttaattttcatttatttgtaaatGATCTAGATAAAAAGTCAACTCGTACCTTATTTGAGGCGTTGGAATCATGTGAGCGGGAAGTACATAACAAATCGAAGATGTGCTTGAAAGAGGAACAACTTATCTACGATTATACAAACTTATCCATTCTACCTGCGGAGGAAAATGAGGAAAATGAGAACTCGGGCAAAGAACTATGCGctattgaatatttaaaaaagaatatttcaaaatataaagttGGCAGTTTAATAAAAGGCTCAGTTACTTATATTCTTAACTTGGACacgttgtatttttatatatgtgatGCGGAATCTAAAGAATTTCAACAAATCGCAAATTTGAAGAATATGATCCATCTAAAGCAATATACTGAAACTCCACCGAAAGACGAAGTTTTTGGTCTTGTGCTTGACAATACAATTCTACGGGCTATACGAATAAAATCAAGCGAAATTAAAACACAAGTATTACTATTAGACTTTGGTGAAACAGCCACAATAACCGACGCAGACGTGACCTACCGTTtaccaacagaaataaaacgAATACCCGCCCAagcaattttatgtaaattgacGGGAATCAGTGGTCGAAAAAATATACCTCATAAGGAGCTACAAATATGTTTACAAGAATTGGAATATGAGAGCACCACTTTCatcataaaatcaaaacaagaaaGAGAGGGTACACTACTATTGGAACTCTTTGAAGAAACATCCACGATAACACCATTGACACCTACGTCTGCATCAATAGAAACTTCAACTAACAGAAAAGAATGTGTGGATAAAATAAACAACACAAATCCATTTAAAACCACTACAGAATTTACCATTGATGACAGTGATGAAGCGATACCATTATGTGCATTACCCAAAAATCCAATATTTACCGAGGGCAACGGTCTTCCCAATGGTTTGACCGCAGAGGAGATGGATAGTTTAGCTGAAGAACCACTCAATACATCCAACGCAATGAAAGCGGTTCTAGGCTACAGTCCAAAAGACGAAGAACGCCTTTGCCGTTTTTATGATCCGAACACCGGTGCTTGTTTTAAAGGCGCCAATTGTCGGCTAGAGCATACCCCATCACAACCAGAGGGATGGACTAAGGATAGTATACCAGCGAAAACTATAATTGATGATTATTCGCCAGTGACACGTTATACTGCCGGTCTTATGATAAATATTACTGTTACACATGTGGGGCAAATTGAGTATTTTCACGCGCAAATAAATGATCCGGAAAATATTATGGAGCCGCTCATATGGAATGATGATGATATACCGCAAAGTATGCATTTGACTAAGCCACCGATGTTGTACGATATTGTTCGTGCTCAATATGAAGATGGGCTTTGGTATCGCGCTAAAATAATGGATTTTGATGAATCTGTTAAAGTCTTCAAAGTATTTTATGTCGATTATGGCAATTATCAAAATGTCTTGCTGAAGCAATTAGCATACTGTGATCGGTCTACGGAGCATTTTCCATTTCAAGCAGTACTATGTGGACTGGCAGATATTATGCAAAATCCGGAAGCTTCTGTTGATTTGCGTGAGAATGGTATTCGTACTTTAAATGCTCTTATTCTCAATCATTCATTCGATGTCAAGATTGTAAGTCATAACGATGATTTAATAGTACGATTCATGGGAGCGCCATACTCTTCATATCCAAAAAGACTAATTTCGATGGGTTGTGCCAAGCAATTTCATTCGAATGTATCTAGTGATACAGAAACTACGCCCGTCACTAAATCGGAGTAA
- the Nup75 gene encoding nuclear pore complex protein Nup75 translates to MQEDQPAIFAIVDPLCSRYENTLTGQFVSGNKIALSAFRPITSNTRDAPTESAGKDDVLIHMLQPEFVFDDPILRSLVAEANSTFVALQELKKRGSKADYMKISRTYRSIIRACLEKLQDAMASAEEAEDAESQAKYQQYISIFYSIECVWHLSEILFLDATPSNAVVPQLLDWIRFHFPAAERMATDLLLLGREASDNDDYWPALKGLIMQGQVDVARALLHLHPQAETAHFKLTDQILKTMPTYSMHGATSIQKFRSQWQYWLTDTERKISANILAIEPNLEELIQLVTGDTQMWNTQIQETEYWYEFFPGYLFYTNNACKHFELGNAANTWLSRWARLKGHNSNELQMKQLDRVILSLMENDMHQVIHAIQLMADNQWFVTHLTDLLYNCGQLQIVGENQVNECIKLRDCLLYDFGSSLMTRNSLWQLGMDYLDHCGQEGQAALALLLTKIPFRTEKQALKIIGIAQKKRFFEAEQEICKIQSKKSLNEQRYGNALEWAIRSKDTLYVTSIADFLLNHYSKTGDMLCPDVIANIGAKMFISPRLVFLVKYFDFYQFYRKRDFLPAAELLVNLLESKITPEYFWPSLLIDSIPLLESKDPKILSKETCAILQHLETELVPLIDKKKKRLEKYPDEPINILKDYRIENIEEIINLLRLACARNLSRAIIIENTVMG, encoded by the exons ATGCAGGAAGATCAGCCAGCCATATTT GCGATTGTTGATCCATTGTGCAGTCGGTATGAGAACACGCTCACTGGTCAATTTGTTTCTGGTAACAAAATTGCTTTATCTGCCTTTCGACCAATTACCAGTAATACGAGGGATGCTCCAACTGAATCTGCTGGTAAAGATGACGTATTGATACATATGCTTCAACCGGAGTTTGTCTTTGATGATCCCATCCTACGTAGCCTTGTGGCCGAAGCGAATTCCACATTTGTGGCACTACAAGAGCTTAAAAAGCGCGGCTCAAAAGCagattatatgaaaatatctcGTACTTATCGCAGTATTATACGAGCATGTCTTGAAAAATTGCAAGATGCTATGGCAAGCGCAGAAGAAGCTGAAGATGCCGAGTCACAAGCTAAATATCAACAGtacatttctatattttattccATTGAATGTGTGTGGCATCTAAGTGAAATATTATTTCTGGATGCAACACCATCCAATGCGGTAGTACCACAACTACTCGATTGGATACGTTTTCATTTTCCTGCTGCGGAACGTATGGCCACGGATCTTCTATTATTAGGGCGAGAAGCAAGTGACAACGATGACTATTGGCCAGCGCTTAAAGGTCTAATAATGCAGGGCCAAGTAGATGTGGCACGTGCTTTGCTACATCTACACCCACAAGCTGAAACGGCACACTTTAAACTAACAGATCAGATACTGAAAACCATGCCCACTTATAGT atgCATGGAGCTACTTCAATACAAAAATTCCGTTCACAGTGGCAGTATTGGCTCACTGACACCGAACgaaaaatttctgcaaatattctCGCCATTGAACCAAACCTAGAAGAACTAATTCAG ttagTAACAGGTGATACACAAATGTGGAATACACAAATACAGGAAACCGAATATTGGTATGAATTCTTTCCCGGTTATCTGTTCTACACCAATAATGCATGCAAGCATTTCGAATTGGGCAATGCTGCCAACACATGGCTATCACGTTGGGCGCGCCTCAAAGGACACAACAGTAATGAGTTGCAAATGAAACAGTTAGATCGTGTTATACTCAGTCTCATGGAAAACGATATGCATCAAGTTATACATGCAATACAGCTGATGGCAGATAATCAATGGTTCGTTACACATCTCACGGACTTGCTCTACAATTGTGGACAGTTGCAAATAGTGGGCGAAAATCAAGTCAA TGAATGCATAAAATTGCGCGACTGTTTACTTTATGATTTTGGAAGTTCTCTTATGACACGCAACTCTCTATGGCAATTAGGCATGGACTATCTGGACCATTGTGGCCAAGAGG GTCAAGCCGCATTGGCGCTACTGCTCACAAAAATACCCTTTCGCACGGAGAAACAGGCATTGAAAATTATCGGCATCGCACAGAAGAAGCGCTTTTTCGAAGCTg AGcaagaaatttgtaaaattcaGTCAAAGAAATCACTTAATGAACAGCGTTATGGCAATGCTTTAGAGTGGGCTATACGCTCGAAAGACACACTCTATGTCACATCGATAGCGGATTTTCTATTAAAC caCTATTCCAAAACCGGTGATATGCTCTGCCCAGATGTGATCGCAAATATTGGCGCAAAAATGTTCATATCGCCACGTTTAGtatttttagtgaaatattttgatttttatcaattttaccGAAAGCGAGATTTTTTGCCTGCTGCCGAGTTGCTAGTCAATCTCTTAGAGTCGAAAATAACACCAGAATA tttttggcCTTCACTACTCATTGATTCCATACCACTACTCGAATCGAAGGATCCAAAAATACTCTCCAAAGAGACTTGCGCCATACTACAACACTTAGAAACCGAGCTGGTGCCTCTAATAgataagaagaaaaaacgtcTGGAAAAGTATCCGGAT gAACCTATCAACATCTTAAAGGACTATCGCATCGAAAATATTGAGGAAATCATCAATTTACTACGTTTGGCCTGCGCACGCAATCTATCACGCGCTATAATAATTGAAAACACTGTTATGGGTTGA
- the LOC106626745 gene encoding D site-binding protein isoform X2 — protein sequence MATHSCRFTMSCNLSFTYRSMIAMELLQVTNSQENGDAQNYYNMTKSIGDANVNGAISSSIARKSPLLDIIEPLSMADSTDSLDVETHIDSSKYDDNEQSGKIHASALTATIDNEISSMPATTTTQAPCSNTSLPLPLPTLGILPISGGALTVNKPTLPAFEYISPTNHALSIADFPLMELNRVGVFPAFLHRRSRGEKRPIPDEQKDEKYYERRKRNNEAAKKSRDARKIREDRIAFRAALLEQENSILRAQVMALRDELQTMRRLVGSSSTTATAAVLGTSGRGLIAL from the exons ATGGCGACGCATAGTTGCCGATTCACCATGAGTTGTAACTTGAGCTTCACTTACCGATCCATGATAGCAATGGAACTCTTACAGGTGACAAATTCTCAAGAAAATGGCG ATGCGCAAAATTACTACAACATGACAAAGAGTATTGGTGATGCCAACGTGAACGGAGCTATTTCTTCCTCCATTGCACGCAAGTCACCGTTATTGGATATTATTGAACCGTTATCGATGGCTGACTCTACAGACTCTCTGGATGTTGAGACCCACATAGATAGCAGTAAATACGACGATAACGAACAAAGTGGAAAAATCCACGCTTCTGCTTTAACAGCCACAATCGACAACGAAATATCTTCTAtgcctgcaacaacaacaacacaagccCCGTGTAGCAATACCAGCTTGCCGTTACCATTACCTACACTTGGCATATTACCCATTAGCGGTGGAGCCTTGACCGTTAATAAACCAACTTTACCCGCCTTCGAATATATTTCTCCCACAAATCATGCGCTTAGCATCGCCGACTTTCCCTTAATGGAGCTGAATAGAGTGGGTGTATTTCCTGCGTTCCTGCATCGACGTTCCCGCGGCGAAAAGCGTCCCATACCGGACGAGCAAAAAGATGAGAAGTACTATGAACGACGTAAACGAAACAATGAGGCAGCAAAAAAATCACGTGATGCACGAAAAATACGCGAGGATCGTATTGCATTCAGAGCTGCCCTACTCGAACAGGAGAACTCGATTTTGCGTGCGCAGGTCATGGCCCTACGCGATGAACTGCAAACTATGCGACGGCTCGTTGGTTCGAGTTCAACGACTGCAACAGCCGCTGTTTTAGGCACCAGCGGCAGAGGTCTAATAGCGTTGTAA
- the LOC106626761 gene encoding uncharacterized protein, with the protein MKLKIALIALLSVATSSALSLEGFKCRDHTVMTGDPVAPRRTVRICGVQDYDAPPSFLDFPKIFEIEQKARNNDATNSYNNNAFWPNRGYLRSPRPSYARWPLAPQQTDNNESEELLSTLSKILAAAPATHGATTGYPTNSRHLMEAERLLQEKLRSITEDTSEIKSSVNEVVTNIKNMLDTLLIQNANQQKDINVNVNLKLEPSLEALLRDFMALIKNEVNSEDNKEPTSTERIEDSSDDNSEDNASFYSTAYTNEKSSEEQVTEAQVDSAEHSTEKDATEEDFDKWMREHFGPIVKTSTYDEDTDNSEQENSAERSEESFESWFNAVYRKQTTITPTDYSSLDQRTHNSAQSQKNVQKESVENTQENNNQYLDVTFDSKFDDIIKSSEENTVSLETTESSEETGSYNYDSIFVPTTMHSLEPSEIVEQLVNGDRYNYATEMEEQIKMQPNFPCIQKAYLSYLNDSGLLRESLIKCLTDYKNYIIIDDPLFSHSDGDTKETEETDTVVIDSNESESSEETPSLIIVSNESKSSEETNKVVTESNESKSIEETEIYSVSE; encoded by the exons ATGAAATTAAAGATAGCGTTAATTGCATTATTAAGTGTGGCCACAAGTAGTGCGCTTAGTTTGGAAGGATTCAAATGTAGGGATCACACCGTAATGACTGGCGATCCTGTGGCGCCAAGACGTACGGTACGTATCTGTGGTGTGCAGGATTATGATGCGCCGCCAAGCTTTTTGGATTTTCCAAAGATATTTGAAATTGAGCAGAAAG CGCGGAATAATGACGCCACCAATTCATATAACAACAACGCATTTTGGCCTAATCGTGGTTATCTAAGGTCACCTAGGCCATCGTACGCGCGCTGGCCATTGGCTCCGCAGCAAACGGACAATAACGAAAGCGAGGAGTTACTTTCAACACTTAGCAAAATTTTAGCAGCAGCGCCGGCCACACATGGAGCAACCACAGGTTACCCTACGAATTCCCGTCATCTAATGGAAGCGGAGCGCTTGCTGCAAGAGAAGCTGCGCTCGATTACCGAAGATACAAGTGAGATAAAGAGTTCGGTGAATGAAGTCGTCACTAACATTAAGAATATGCTCGATACTTTGCTAATACAAAACGCCAATCAGCAGAAGGATATAAATGTTAATGTAAATTTGAAGTTGGAGCCCAGCCTCGAAGCGTTATTAAGAGACTTCATGGCTCTAATAAAAAACGAGGTGAATAGCGAAGACAATAAAGAGCCAACCTCAACTGAGCGCATTGAAGACAGCAGTGATGACAACTCGGAGGATAATGCTAGCTTTTACTCAACAGCATATACGAACGAAAAAAGTTCGGAGGAGCAAGTAACCGAAGCACAAGTTGACAGTGCAGAACATTCGACCGAAAAAGATGCCACAGAGGAAGATTTTGATAAATGGATGCGTGAACATTTCGGTCCGATTGTGAAGACATCGACGTACGACGAAGATACAGACAACAGCGAGCAGGAAAATTCTGCAGAGAGATCGGAAGAAAGTTTTGAATCCTGGTTCAATGCTGTTTATCGGAAACAAACAACTATAACACCAACGGATTACAGTAGTTTAGATCAACGAACGCATAATTCTGCACAAAGTCAGAAGAATGTTCAAAAAGAAAGTGTCGAAAATACGCAAGAGAATAATAATCAATATTTAGATGTTACTTTTGATTCTAAGTTTGACGATATAATAAAGTCTTCCGAGGAAAATACGGTAAGCTTAGAAACTACAGAGAGCAGTGAAGAAACCGGCAGTTATAATTATGATTCTATATTTGTGCCAACAACAATGCATTCACTGGAACCAAGCGAAATAGTTGAACAATTGGTAAATGGCGATAGATATAACTATGCAACGGAAATGGAAGAACAAATTAAAATGCAACCAAATTTCCCCTGCATTCAAAAGGCTTATCTCTCTTACCTTAACGATTCAGGGCTTCTAAGAGAGAGTCTTATTAAATGTCTTACAGattataaaaactatataataattgatGATCCATTATTTAGCCATAGTGACGGAGATACGAAAGAAACCGAAGAAACTGATACAGTCGTGATTGATTCCAATGAATCGGAGAGTAGTGAGGAAACTCCATCACTCATAATTGTATCGAACGAATCAAAGAGTAGTGAAGAAACAAACAAAGTTGTAACGGAATCGAACGAATCGAAGAGTATTGAGGAAACTGAAATATACTCtgtgtcagaatga
- the LOC106626745 gene encoding D site-binding protein isoform X1, with product MCNTSLQQNGFNNTVDPLSFSTFHLLRTCNRLMLPNTDAQNYYNMTKSIGDANVNGAISSSIARKSPLLDIIEPLSMADSTDSLDVETHIDSSKYDDNEQSGKIHASALTATIDNEISSMPATTTTQAPCSNTSLPLPLPTLGILPISGGALTVNKPTLPAFEYISPTNHALSIADFPLMELNRVGVFPAFLHRRSRGEKRPIPDEQKDEKYYERRKRNNEAAKKSRDARKIREDRIAFRAALLEQENSILRAQVMALRDELQTMRRLVGSSSTTATAAVLGTSGRGLIAL from the exons ATGTGCAACACGTCGCTACAACAAAACGGCTTCAATAATACGGTTGATCCTTTATCGTTTTCAACATTCCATCTATTACGCACATGTAATCGGTTAATGCTACCAAATACAG ATGCGCAAAATTACTACAACATGACAAAGAGTATTGGTGATGCCAACGTGAACGGAGCTATTTCTTCCTCCATTGCACGCAAGTCACCGTTATTGGATATTATTGAACCGTTATCGATGGCTGACTCTACAGACTCTCTGGATGTTGAGACCCACATAGATAGCAGTAAATACGACGATAACGAACAAAGTGGAAAAATCCACGCTTCTGCTTTAACAGCCACAATCGACAACGAAATATCTTCTAtgcctgcaacaacaacaacacaagccCCGTGTAGCAATACCAGCTTGCCGTTACCATTACCTACACTTGGCATATTACCCATTAGCGGTGGAGCCTTGACCGTTAATAAACCAACTTTACCCGCCTTCGAATATATTTCTCCCACAAATCATGCGCTTAGCATCGCCGACTTTCCCTTAATGGAGCTGAATAGAGTGGGTGTATTTCCTGCGTTCCTGCATCGACGTTCCCGCGGCGAAAAGCGTCCCATACCGGACGAGCAAAAAGATGAGAAGTACTATGAACGACGTAAACGAAACAATGAGGCAGCAAAAAAATCACGTGATGCACGAAAAATACGCGAGGATCGTATTGCATTCAGAGCTGCCCTACTCGAACAGGAGAACTCGATTTTGCGTGCGCAGGTCATGGCCCTACGCGATGAACTGCAAACTATGCGACGGCTCGTTGGTTCGAGTTCAACGACTGCAACAGCCGCTGTTTTAGGCACCAGCGGCAGAGGTCTAATAGCGTTGTAA
- the LOC106626905 gene encoding uncharacterized protein, giving the protein MRGNIRDCEPSTSCLRRNIYHLHVPLFVFDTIRLFQDHPKFLRGLKEYHIIDMLEKEGYACGDVEAQVKMALKELSSSGFVRYINNGYRTLGPFARLALARTPRQFNIAWDRLCELQKISTTSLNSSCSSRIPCTM; this is encoded by the exons ATGCGTGGCAACATTCGCGATTGTGAACCGTCAACATCATGTCTGCGTCGTAATATTTATCATCTGCACGTGCCGCTCTTCGTTTTCGACACGATACGACTATTTCAGGATCATCCGAAATTTCTGCGTGGCCTAAAGGAATACCACATTATCGACATGCTGGAGAAGGA GGGTTATGCTTGTGGTGACGTCGAGGCACAGGTGAAAATGGCGCTAAAAGAGCTCTCCTCTAGCGGCTTCGTACGTTACATAAACAATGGCTATAGAACACTGGGACCATTTGCACGTCTGGCACTGGCGCGTACACCGCGTCAATTCAATATTGCTTGGGATCGACTTTGCGAGTTGCAGAAAATCAGCACTACGAGCTTGAATTCCTCGTGTAGCTCACGCATTCCATGTACAATGTAA